The Phoenix dactylifera cultivar Barhee BC4 unplaced genomic scaffold, palm_55x_up_171113_PBpolish2nd_filt_p 000605F, whole genome shotgun sequence genome includes a window with the following:
- the LOC120106685 gene encoding GDSL esterase/lipase ACHE-like has protein sequence MKLQLLSFLSVHLLLLLSVPASSSPCHFPAVFNLGDSNSDTGGLSATFGPLTYPYGESLFGKPAGRYSDGRLIIDFIAESLGLPYISAYLDSMGTNFSHGANFATALSTILPQNITLSQGGYSPFSLDVQLKQFLQFKSRSQMIYNEGGIYKDLIPKEEYFSRALYTFDIGQNDLTAFYFLNESTEEYIPNALKEFFRVVKSIYEEGGRSFWIHNTGPLGCLPYVLVQGHLAPSDLDSAGCAIRYNKLAQEFNRMLNDTVAQLRKDLPLAAFTLVDMYSIKYLLVSQATKQGFVLPFRACCGYGGGVYNYNSNFRCGDMAKVNGTMILLGKSCRNPRKRINWDGVHYTEAANRWVFNQISRGAFSDPAMPLSMACHRKTPTK, from the exons ATGAAGCTTCAACTTCTAAGCTTCCTCTCAGTTCACTTGCTACTACTGCTCTCAGTGCctgcctcctcctctccatgtcACTTCCCTGCTGTCTTTAATCTTGGGGACTCCAACTCCGACACCGGTGGGCTGTCGGCCACCTTTGGGCCATTGACTTACCCTTATGGGGAGTCTCTCTTCGGGAAGCCTGCAGGCAGATACTCGGATGGCAGACTCATTATCGACTTCATCG CTGAAAGCCTTGGATTGCCTTATATCAGTGCCTATCTGGATTCCATGGGCACCAATTTTAGCCATGGTGCAAATTTTGCGACTGCGCTGTCTACAATACTTCCACAGAATATAACTCTATCTCAGGGTGGTTACAGTCCATTCTCCTTAGATGTGCAGCTGAAGCAGTTCTTGCAGTTCAAGTCCCGGTCTCAAATGATCTATAATGAAG gaGGAATCTACAAGGATTTGATTCCCAAAGAGGAGTACTTCTCTCGGGCGCTGTATACATTCGACATCGGTCAGAACGACCTCACTGCATTCTACTTCCTCAACGAGTCCACAGAAGAATACATTCCCAATGCTCTGAAGGAATTCTTCAGAGTGGTCAAG AGCATAtatgaggagggagggagatcaTTCTGGATCCACAACACTGGTCCACTAGGCTGCCTTCCCTATGTTCTGGTGCAAGGCCACCTTGCACCATCAGATTTAGACTCAGCTGGCTGTGCAATTCGTTACAATAAATTAGCCCAAGAATTCAATAGAATGCTCAATGACACAGTGGCTCAGCTCAGAAAGGATCTCCCTCTTGCAGCATTCACATTAGTGGACATGTACTCCATTAAGTACTTGCTCGTAAGTCAGGCAACAAAGCAAG GGTTTGTGCTACCGTTTAGAGCTTGTTGCGGCTACGGTGGCGGCGTCTACAACTACAATTCTAATTTTCGGTGCGGAGATATGGCGAAGGTGAATGGAACTATGATACTTCTTGGGAAGTCATGTAGGAATCCCAGGAAAAGAATCAATTGGGATGGAGTTCATTACACTGAGGCTGCAAACAGATGGGTGTTTAATCAGATCTCCAGGGGGGCTTTTTCAGACCCTGCTATGCCATTGAGCATGGCATGTCACAGGAAGACACCAACAAAATGA
- the LOC103701613 gene encoding NADH dehydrogenase [ubiquinone] 1 beta subcomplex subunit 3-B, translated as MAKPLGPTGEFFRRRDEWRKHPMVGNQVRHALPGLGTALVAFGIYLVGEAIYNRVHRPDPHSSNH; from the coding sequence ATGGCAAAGCCACTGGGGCCGACGGGGGAGTTCTTCCGGCGGAGGGACGAGTGGAGGAAGCACCCGATGGTCGGCAACCAGGTGCGTCACGCCCTCCCGGGCCTCGGCACCGCCCTCGTGGCCTTCGGCATCTACCTCGTCGGCGAGGCCATCTACAACCGCGTCCACCGACCCGATCCCCACTCCTCCAACCACTGA